The stretch of DNA GCCCACCGTTGTGATATCATAATTTTAATGCCCACTTTTCGCGTCATTACTTTCGGCTGTAAGGTGAACCAGTGCGACAGCGCCGGGATGACCCAGGAGCTTACGGCTCGGGGTTGGAGCGCCGCGCCCTCGGACGCAGTCCCGGACCTGATGGTGGTGAATACCTGCACCGTCACCAAACGTGCCGACCAGCAGGCCCGCCAGACCGTGCGCCGCCTGGCCCGGGAGCACCCCGGCCTGTCCATTTGGGTCACCGGTTGTTATGCTCAACGCGCCCCTCATGAACTGGCGGCCTTGCCAGAGGTTCAGGCCATTTTTGGGAACCAGGAAAAGGCCCGCCTGGCTCATATGTTAAAAAATTTTCAGGATAATCCCCTATATGATCCCTCTTTTCCCTCTCCCTTGCTGGGGGAGAGTTGGGGTGGGGGTGAAAATCCTCCTCCCCCCAGCCCCCTCCCACCAGGGGAGGGGGAGGAAGGAATTTCCGCAAAGAAGTCCGGAGTGTGGCAACAGGTGCGAGATTTTTCCGAGGCTACGCCCTTTTCTCCATGGCAAATTCAACCTATTCCCGGCCAGACCCGGGCCCGGCTCAAGATTCAGGAGGGCTGCAGTCACCGGTGCAGCTATTGCATTGTCCCGAAGGTTCGGGGTCCGCGCCGCAGCCTGGAGCCGGAGGCGGTGCTGGCGGCGATGCAAGAACTGGCCGGCCTGGGTTACCGGGAGGTGGTCCTCACCGGGGTTGACCTGGGCCAGTATGGACTGGATCACTCGCCGCCCTCCAGCTTGGCTGCCTTGGTGCAACGCATTACGAAAATAACAAAAATGCCCTTCCGGGTGCGCCTAAGCTCGCTAGAACCCCAGATGGTGACGCCGGAACTCCTGGATACGCTTGCCGCCTGGCCTAACTTCTGCCCCCATTTCCATCTGCCCCTGCAGAGCGGGGCCGCGCCCGTGTTGACGGCCATGGGGCGGCCTTACGGGCCGGAAGAGTTCCGTGACCTGGTTCATGAGATCACCCGACGGTTTCCCGGCGTGGGCTTGGGGCTGGACGTCCTGGTGGGGTTTCCGGGCGAGACCGACTCGGACTTTGAAGCCACGCGGGTTCTGGTTGACGAATTACCGGTGACCTACCTCCACGTCTTCCCATATTCGCCCCGCCCCGGCACCCTGGCGGCAGCCTTGCGGCCCCTGCCGGGGGGAGTAATTCAGGAGCGGGCCCGGGTCATGCGGGAGTTGGGACGACAGAAGAAGCAACAGTTCATGGAGGCTCAATTGGGGCAGGTGCGGGAAGTGCTGGTGGAAGGGCCGACGCCCCAG from Desulfobaccales bacterium encodes:
- the mtaB gene encoding tRNA (N(6)-L-threonylcarbamoyladenosine(37)-C(2))-methylthiotransferase MtaB, which gives rise to MPTFRVITFGCKVNQCDSAGMTQELTARGWSAAPSDAVPDLMVVNTCTVTKRADQQARQTVRRLAREHPGLSIWVTGCYAQRAPHELAALPEVQAIFGNQEKARLAHMLKNFQDNPLYDPSFPSPLLGESWGGGENPPPPSPLPPGEGEEGISAKKSGVWQQVRDFSEATPFSPWQIQPIPGQTRARLKIQEGCSHRCSYCIVPKVRGPRRSLEPEAVLAAMQELAGLGYREVVLTGVDLGQYGLDHSPPSSLAALVQRITKITKMPFRVRLSSLEPQMVTPELLDTLAAWPNFCPHFHLPLQSGAAPVLTAMGRPYGPEEFRDLVHEITRRFPGVGLGLDVLVGFPGETDSDFEATRVLVDELPVTYLHVFPYSPRPGTLAAALRPLPGGVIQERARVMRELGRQKKQQFMEAQLGQVREVLVEGPTPQPGYLQGLSDHYLRVVFPGPADWRNRLIKVRLLARQGEVLRGEVVG